In Panacibacter ginsenosidivorans, the following proteins share a genomic window:
- a CDS encoding DUF1624 domain-containing protein encodes MTVSPTPTKQRVHSIDILRGLVMLIMALDHVRDFFHIHGMDDTPTNLATTTPFLFFTRWITHFCAPTFVFLSGVSAFIAGQRKTKKELSSFLIRRGLWLILAEITIITLALTYDPLYHKIILQVIWAIGFSMIILGLLTRTSMTVIVITGLLLVIGHNIFDYIRTDGSDIGSLLTKAFIASGFNAIPLGDNHVILMFYTALPWAGVMLLGYAFGTIYRSYYEARRRKVLILFSGLTITILFILLRFINMYGDPAQWSVQKDATYTLLSFLNTTKYPPSLMYLCMTIGPALIILALTETAQNRIAKILMIYGRVPFFYYMLHFFIIHTLLVILFYVSGYGTKDIADPNIPFNFRPLHFGYDLGTVYLIWFCVIASLYFPCKWFNKYKTTHSQWWLSYV; translated from the coding sequence ATGACAGTATCACCAACACCAACAAAACAGCGGGTTCATTCTATAGATATACTTCGCGGACTTGTAATGCTCATTATGGCACTTGATCATGTAAGAGATTTTTTTCACATACATGGCATGGATGATACACCAACTAACCTGGCCACTACAACACCATTTTTGTTTTTCACGAGATGGATAACGCATTTCTGTGCACCAACATTTGTATTTCTTTCAGGCGTGTCTGCATTTATAGCAGGGCAGCGTAAAACAAAAAAAGAGTTAAGTTCATTTCTTATCAGGCGGGGCTTGTGGTTAATACTTGCAGAGATCACTATTATTACATTAGCGCTTACTTACGACCCGTTATATCATAAGATCATACTCCAGGTTATATGGGCAATAGGTTTTAGTATGATCATTCTTGGATTACTGACAAGAACTTCTATGACTGTAATTGTCATTACAGGGCTATTACTGGTAATAGGTCATAATATTTTTGATTATATAAGAACTGATGGCAGTGATATTGGTTCCCTGCTTACAAAAGCTTTTATCGCCTCAGGCTTCAATGCCATTCCACTTGGGGACAATCATGTGATATTGATGTTCTACACTGCATTGCCGTGGGCTGGTGTAATGCTGTTGGGTTACGCATTTGGAACGATCTACAGATCGTATTACGAGGCCAGGCGCAGGAAAGTACTTATCTTGTTTTCGGGATTAACGATAACGATTTTATTTATTCTGCTGCGCTTTATAAATATGTACGGCGATCCGGCACAATGGTCTGTACAAAAAGATGCAACATATACGCTGCTTTCATTTTTGAATACAACAAAATACCCGCCTTCTTTAATGTATTTGTGTATGACGATTGGACCAGCACTAATAATACTGGCACTAACTGAAACGGCGCAAAACAGAATAGCGAAAATATTGATGATATATGGTCGCGTACCTTTCTTTTACTATATGTTGCATTTCTTTATTATTCATACTTTATTAGTAATACTTTTTTATGTATCCGGATACGGAACTAAAGATATTGCTGATCCTAATATTCCCTTTAATTTCAGGCCACTGCATTTTGGATATGATCTTGGTACAGTTTACCTGATCTGGTTTTGTGTTATTGCATCGCTTTATTTTCCGTGTAAGTGGTTCAACAAGTATAAAACCACACATAGCCAATGGTGGCTGAGTTATGTATAA
- a CDS encoding sterol desaturase family protein — translation MDILKQLYDEVIGFFGIGHWVEMMQKNDYSSLLTFDGVIAAIGPLIPLILLIEIFRAIFYKKFKMEEYKIPFIIFVANRFISRFIAIAAVAFCIGLFEKYAIFKTGFTWYWLIYGYIVWELAHFVYHYLGHKVRLFWCLHSTHHAPETMNLSVTFAHFFLEAPYADFIRTSICILLGVNPPLLFFIMFIDGTWGAFIHVGENFMKDARMGFLNKIILTPSHHRVHHAKNPLYMDTNFCNLLNIWDRMFGTFQYEDTSIPIQYGITRKINAKNFWDVYFGEIYYLFLDMKNAPGITNKLLYMIMPPGWSHTGDHKTAAVIKKKLKEEKETA, via the coding sequence ATGGATATTCTGAAACAACTTTATGATGAAGTAATTGGATTCTTTGGCATTGGTCATTGGGTTGAAATGATGCAAAAGAATGATTACAGCAGCCTGCTAACATTTGATGGAGTAATTGCTGCTATCGGCCCGCTTATACCGCTGATATTATTGATAGAAATTTTCCGTGCCATATTCTATAAGAAATTTAAGATGGAAGAATATAAGATTCCATTTATAATTTTTGTTGCCAACAGGTTTATCTCGCGTTTCATTGCTATAGCTGCCGTTGCATTTTGTATTGGTTTATTTGAAAAGTATGCGATCTTTAAAACAGGCTTTACCTGGTATTGGCTTATCTATGGTTACATAGTATGGGAGCTTGCACATTTTGTCTATCATTATCTTGGGCATAAAGTAAGATTATTCTGGTGCCTGCATTCAACGCACCATGCACCGGAGACCATGAACCTTTCCGTAACATTCGCACATTTTTTTCTTGAAGCGCCTTATGCAGATTTTATCCGCACAAGTATTTGTATTCTATTAGGTGTAAACCCGCCGTTATTGTTTTTTATCATGTTCATCGATGGTACATGGGGTGCATTTATTCATGTGGGCGAAAATTTTATGAAAGATGCACGCATGGGATTCCTGAATAAAATAATATTAACACCTTCCCATCATCGTGTACATCATGCAAAAAATCCGTTGTATATGGATACTAATTTTTGTAATCTTCTCAATATTTGGGATAGAATGTTTGGCACATTTCAGTATGAGGACACGAGTATACCTATTCAATACGGTATCACAAGAAAGATCAATGCAAAAAATTTCTGGGACGTTTATTTTGGCGAGATCTATTATCTGTTTCTCGATATGAAAAATGCACCAGGCATTACCAATAAACTATTGTATATGATTATGCCTCCCGGCTGGAGCCATACAGGTGATCATAAAACGGCGGCTGTTATTAAGAAAAAATTGAAAGAAGAAAAAGAAACTGCATAA
- a CDS encoding DUF4846 domain-containing protein, which produces MKQMSIIFFVLLCCCIVLIVVFNDLAELPGVKTTSSAITSNKTSVRPPQYIYEIPLPEGYKRVTMPDASFGAWLQKIKLRKNNTVYLYNGQPKPDQTLHYAVLDFSTGNKDLQQCADAIMRLRAEYYFSRNEYSKINFKSANKNFNFQDWLYRINNPEQDKHNLMLQFMQDVFINCGTYTVDEMTGNIAMKEMQPGDILVKAGSPGHAMVVADVAVNEITGKKIYLLAQGYMPAQDMHIVINPNNKKLSPWYEVDKHSKVITPGWIFEENQLKRWKN; this is translated from the coding sequence ATGAAGCAAATGAGTATCATCTTTTTCGTGCTGCTTTGCTGCTGCATTGTACTTATTGTTGTCTTTAATGATCTTGCTGAATTACCTGGCGTAAAAACTACTTCATCAGCTATTACTTCTAATAAAACTTCTGTCAGGCCACCGCAATACATTTATGAAATTCCTTTACCCGAAGGTTATAAAAGGGTTACAATGCCTGATGCTTCTTTTGGAGCGTGGCTGCAAAAGATAAAACTCAGGAAAAACAATACCGTTTATTTATACAATGGGCAACCTAAACCCGATCAAACTTTACATTATGCAGTACTTGATTTTTCTACAGGCAATAAAGACCTTCAGCAATGTGCTGATGCAATTATGAGACTGAGAGCAGAATATTATTTTTCAAGGAATGAATACAGTAAGATCAATTTTAAATCGGCAAATAAAAATTTCAATTTCCAGGATTGGTTATACCGTATTAATAATCCTGAACAGGATAAGCATAACCTAATGTTACAATTTATGCAGGATGTATTTATTAATTGTGGTACTTATACTGTTGATGAAATGACTGGTAATATTGCGATGAAAGAAATGCAACCGGGAGATATATTAGTAAAAGCAGGTTCCCCAGGCCATGCAATGGTTGTTGCAGATGTTGCTGTTAATGAAATAACCGGAAAGAAAATTTATTTACTTGCCCAAGGTTATATGCCTGCGCAGGATATGCATATTGTTATTAATCCGAATAACAAAAAGTTGAGCCCGTGGTATGAAGTTGATAAGCATTCAAAAGTTATAACACCCGGATGGATCTTTGAAGAGAATCAATTAAAACGATGGAAGAATTAA
- a CDS encoding ABC transporter substrate-binding protein, producing MFEMVDHLQRKVKLTNYPLKRIISLVPSQTELLHDLGLEGEVIGITKFCVHPQSWFRNKTRIGGTKNVNIEKVKSLEPDLIIANKEENVKEQIEELEKIAPVWVSDIYNLEDAIDMIESIGVLIDRSQQSKQISQNIQQQFQKLQAENFQLPTAYLIWRNPYMTIGGDTFINDMLKRCGLQNVFEKEQRYPEITLQQLKEHSVQLILLSSEPYPFKEKHVEEIKAVLPAAKILMVDGEMFSWYGSRLLYVVQYFKELINKINEYP from the coding sequence ATGTTTGAAATGGTTGATCATTTACAAAGAAAAGTAAAGCTTACTAACTACCCGCTAAAGCGTATCATTTCCCTTGTGCCCTCACAAACAGAATTATTGCATGATCTTGGCTTGGAAGGAGAAGTAATTGGCATCACTAAATTCTGTGTGCATCCACAAAGCTGGTTCAGAAACAAAACAAGAATCGGTGGCACAAAGAACGTGAACATAGAAAAAGTAAAATCGCTGGAACCCGATCTGATTATTGCCAATAAAGAAGAAAATGTGAAGGAACAAATTGAAGAACTAGAAAAGATAGCACCTGTTTGGGTAAGCGATATATATAATCTTGAAGATGCGATTGATATGATTGAGAGCATTGGGGTGCTTATAGACCGAAGCCAGCAATCAAAACAGATTAGTCAAAATATTCAACAGCAGTTTCAAAAATTGCAAGCTGAAAACTTTCAACTACCCACTGCTTATCTAATCTGGCGCAATCCTTACATGACTATCGGCGGAGATACTTTTATAAATGATATGTTGAAAAGGTGTGGTCTGCAGAACGTGTTTGAAAAAGAACAACGTTATCCGGAAATTACTTTGCAGCAACTTAAAGAACACAGTGTTCAATTGATATTACTTTCATCAGAACCCTATCCATTTAAAGAAAAACATGTGGAAGAAATAAAAGCAGTTTTACCTGCTGCAAAAATATTAATGGTAGATGGAGAAATGTTTAGCTGGTACGGGAGCCGTCTTTTATACGTAGTGCAATACTTCAAAGAATTGATCAATAAGATAAATGAGTACCCGTAA
- the fbaA gene encoding class II fructose-bisphosphate aldolase, with protein sequence MAKYSSGVLFGDELQALYDDAKENKFALPAVNVIGTDSVNAVLETAAKVGSPVIIQFSNGGAQFFAGKGMPNDKLQANIIGAVSGAMHVHNVAAYYGVPVVLHTDHAAKKWLPWIDALLTAGEEYKAKNGRPLYSSHMLDLSEEPLHENIELSFEFFKRMNKLGMSIEIELGVTGGEEDGVDNSDVENSKLYTQPSEVSQAYDALSKVGSRFTVAASFGNVHGVYSPGNVELRPAILKNSQEFIAQKLGLSAGSKPVYFVFHGGSGSPKSQIHETLDYGVIKMNIDTDMQWAFWEGVLGYYKKNEAYLQGQLGNPEGAEKPNKKYYDPRVWLRKGQDNFVKRLEEAFTDLNCIGRNK encoded by the coding sequence ATGGCTAAATATTCTTCCGGCGTTCTGTTCGGTGATGAATTACAGGCATTGTATGATGATGCCAAAGAAAACAAATTTGCACTTCCGGCAGTAAATGTAATTGGTACAGACTCTGTAAATGCGGTATTGGAAACTGCAGCTAAAGTAGGTTCTCCTGTTATTATACAATTCAGCAATGGAGGTGCACAGTTCTTTGCAGGTAAAGGAATGCCTAACGATAAATTACAGGCAAACATTATTGGTGCTGTAAGCGGTGCCATGCATGTACATAATGTTGCTGCATATTATGGTGTACCTGTTGTATTGCATACAGACCATGCAGCAAAAAAATGGTTGCCATGGATAGATGCCTTATTAACTGCCGGCGAAGAATACAAAGCGAAGAACGGTCGTCCTTTATATAGTTCACACATGCTCGATCTCAGTGAAGAACCGCTGCATGAAAATATTGAGCTCTCTTTTGAATTTTTCAAACGCATGAACAAACTGGGCATGAGCATCGAGATAGAGCTTGGTGTAACAGGTGGTGAAGAAGATGGTGTTGATAATTCTGATGTAGAAAATTCAAAACTTTATACACAACCTTCTGAAGTATCACAGGCTTATGATGCATTGAGCAAGGTTGGTTCAAGATTTACAGTGGCCGCTTCATTTGGCAATGTTCATGGTGTGTACAGTCCGGGTAATGTGGAACTGCGTCCTGCAATTTTGAAAAACAGCCAGGAATTTATCGCACAAAAACTTGGTTTATCCGCAGGCAGTAAACCAGTTTACTTTGTATTCCATGGTGGTAGCGGTTCTCCAAAAAGCCAGATCCACGAAACACTGGATTATGGTGTAATAAAAATGAATATTGATACTGATATGCAGTGGGCATTTTGGGAAGGTGTACTTGGTTATTACAAAAAGAATGAAGCTTACCTGCAGGGCCAGCTTGGTAATCCTGAAGGTGCAGAAAAACCAAATAAAAAATATTACGATCCGCGTGTTTGGTTGAGAAAAGGCCAGGACAATTTTGTAAAACGCCTGGAAGAAGCATTTACCGATCTAAATTGCATCGGCAGAAATAAGTAA
- the accD gene encoding acetyl-CoA carboxylase, carboxyltransferase subunit beta, with translation MTIKKEEDFDTSLSGEEGSNVQHGEPRQKWYKRLRKGITTSTADKKETPEGLWNKCPECNYITTTTELQENLFVCPKCNYHHRISSEDYFDILFDNGEYKVMYDNIVSKDFLGFTDLKPYKKRLEEIHAKTDLKDSMRVGVGKVNGQELVVACMDFEFIGGSLGSVMGEKFSRAVDFCLEHKLPYLVISKSGGARMMESAFSLMQLAKTSGKLAQLSEAKLPYISLLTDPTFGGISASFGMLGDLNIAEPGALIGFAGPRVIKETIKKDLPPGFQRSEFLLEHGFLDFIIDRKKLKERITQLIVLLKN, from the coding sequence ATGACAATAAAAAAGGAAGAGGATTTTGATACCAGCTTGTCGGGGGAAGAGGGTTCCAACGTACAACATGGAGAACCGAGGCAGAAATGGTATAAGCGTTTGAGAAAAGGTATCACTACATCCACGGCTGATAAAAAAGAAACTCCGGAAGGGTTATGGAACAAATGCCCGGAATGCAATTATATAACCACTACAACAGAATTACAGGAGAATCTTTTTGTTTGCCCCAAGTGCAATTACCATCACCGTATTAGCAGTGAGGATTATTTTGATATTCTTTTCGACAATGGCGAATACAAAGTAATGTATGACAACATTGTAAGTAAAGATTTCCTGGGCTTTACAGATCTGAAACCATATAAGAAAAGACTGGAAGAAATTCATGCAAAGACTGATCTTAAAGACAGTATGCGTGTGGGTGTGGGCAAAGTAAACGGCCAGGAACTGGTAGTTGCCTGTATGGATTTTGAATTCATTGGCGGTTCTCTTGGTAGTGTGATGGGAGAGAAGTTTAGCCGGGCTGTTGATTTCTGTCTTGAACATAAATTACCTTACCTTGTTATAAGTAAAAGTGGCGGTGCACGTATGATGGAAAGTGCTTTTAGCTTAATGCAGTTAGCTAAAACAAGCGGCAAGCTGGCACAACTGAGTGAGGCAAAACTGCCTTACATTTCTTTACTAACCGATCCAACTTTTGGGGGTATCTCGGCAAGCTTTGGTATGCTGGGTGATCTTAATATTGCAGAACCGGGTGCACTTATTGGTTTTGCGGGGCCACGTGTAATAAAAGAAACAATTAAGAAAGACCTGCCTCCGGGTTTCCAGCGCAGTGAATTTTTACTGGAGCACGGATTCCTTGATTTTATTATTGACAGAAAGAAATTGAAAGAGCGCATCACACAGCTGATCGTGCTTTTGAAAAACTAA